A genomic segment from Thamnophis elegans isolate rThaEle1 chromosome 3, rThaEle1.pri, whole genome shotgun sequence encodes:
- the HACD4 gene encoding very-long-chain (3R)-3-hydroxyacyl-CoA dehydratase 4 has translation MNAYIFSYYLIQFCGHSWIFTNMFIRFLSFGEDSVADTFHSIGLGMRICQLASILELLHIWFGIEKDQFFPRFLQITERIVILFVAIASQEEVQGKGIVCVLFFLWSCTDVIRYTYCILLETGIYFQGLAWLYHSLWIPFYPLSVLAQAFAIYESLPHFETSGTYSIRIIFPFDLTIYFPYVLKMYLAMLFGGAYFIIQHLYMERKTYLGSNNIKEKRS, from the exons atgaATGCATATATATTCAGCTATTATTTAATTCAGTTTTGTGGACATTCATGGATATTTACCAACATGTTCATCAGATTTCTTTCATTTGGGGAAG ATTCTGTTGCAGACACTTTCCACTCTATTGGACTTGGGATGCGTATTTGCCAGCTAGCCTCTATACTAGAGCTTCTGCATATTTGGTTTGGCATTGAGAAGGATCAGTTTTTCCCAAGATTCTTACAG ATCACAGAAAGAATTGTCATCTTATTTGTTGCAATAGCAAGTCAAGAAGAAGTTCAAGGGAAGGGCATTGTATGTGTCTTATTTTTCCTTTGGAGTTGCACTGATGTCATCAG GTACACATACTGCATATTATTGGAGACAGGGATATACTTTCAGGGACTTGCTTGGCTCTACCATTCGCTGTGGATTCCCTTCTATCCTCTCTCTGTTTTGGCTCAAG CATTTGCCATATATGAATCATTGCCTCACTTTGAAACCTCAGGCACTTACTCCATCCGAATAATCTTTCCATTTGATCTAACTATTTACTTTCCCTATGTACTGAAAATGTACCTGGCAATGTTATTTGGGG GTGCATACttcattatccaacatctttataTGGAACGGAAGACTTATCTAGGAAGCAACAACATCAAAGAGAAAAGAAGCTAA